A portion of the Oncorhynchus gorbuscha isolate QuinsamMale2020 ecotype Even-year linkage group LG19, OgorEven_v1.0, whole genome shotgun sequence genome contains these proteins:
- the LOC124005029 gene encoding glutamine amidotransferase-like class 1 domain-containing protein 3, mitochondrial: MVKCIAIVLSGCGVYDGTEIHEASAVLVHLSRAGAKVQMFAPDVDQMHVVNHCEGKPTAEKRNVLQESARIARGDVSDLTKLDITAFDALVIPGGFGVAKNLSDWAVKGKEYTVQPQVEKLIKGFHGVGKPLAMCCISPVLAARALPGCEITVGQDSECERWPYAQTATTMTELGCKHVNKNVGEVHVDVKNKLVTTSAFMCNAPIHEVFDGVGVMVTELLKLA, from the exons ATGGTAAAGTGCATAGCCATAGTTCTGTCAGGGTGTGGGGTCTACGATGGGACAGAGATCCACGAGGCATCTGCTGTGCTGGTCCACCTCAGCAGAGCTGGAGCTAAG GTCCAGATGTTTGCCCCTGACGTGGATCAGATGCATGTGGTGAACCACTGCGAGGGGAAACCCACGGCGGAGAAACGCAACGTCCTGCAGGAGAGCGCTCGTATTGCACGCGGTGATGTGTCAGACCTTACCAAACTGGACATTACCGCTTTCGACGCCCTCGTCATCCCAG GTGGTTTTGGTGTGGCCAAGAACctgtctgactgggctgtgaaGGGGAAGGAGTACACAGTTCAGCCCCAGGTAGAGAAGCTGATTAAGGGGTTCCACGGCGTAGGCAAGCCCCTGGCTATGTGCTGCATCTCCCCTGTCCTAGCTGCTAGGGCCCTGCCCGGTTGTGAGATCACTGTGGGACAGGACAGCGAGTGTGAGAg ATGGCCCTATGCCCAGACGGCAACCACCATGACTGAGCTGGGCTGTAAACACGTGAATAAGAATGTGGGGGAGGTGCACGTCGACGTAAAGAACAAGCTGGTCACCACCTCTGCCTTCATGTGTAACGCTCCAATACAcgaggtgtttgatggggtgggTGTCATGGTTACAGAGCTGCTCAAACTGGCCTAG